In Tachysurus vachellii isolate PV-2020 chromosome 24, HZAU_Pvac_v1, whole genome shotgun sequence, the sequence ACACAGACTACACACCGGACTACACACCGAAtacacactgaatacacaccTGACTACACACCGGACACCTGACATTAAGGACACCTGACACTAAGGACACAGACTACACACCGGACtacacactgaatacacacctgactacacacctgactacacactgaatacacaccTGACTGCACACTGAATACACACCTGACTACACACCTGACTACACACCGGACTGCACACCGAAtacacactgaatacacaccTGACTACACACCTGACTACAAACCGGACTGCACACTGAAtacacactgaatacacaccTGACTACACACCGAATACACATTGAATACACACCTGACTACACACCGGActacacaccaaatacacactgaatacacaccTGACTACACACCGGACTACACACCGAATACACACTGAATACACTCCCGACtacacactgaatacacaccTGACTACACACCGGACtacacactgaatacacactGAATACATACCTGACTACACACCGGACtacacactgaatacacactgaatacacacctgactacacacctgactacacactgaatacacaccTGACTACACACCGGACtacacactgaatacacactGAATACATACCTGACTACACACCGGACtacacactgaatacacactgaatacacaccTGACTACACACCTGACTGCACACTGAATACACACCTGACTACACACCTGACTACACACCGGACTGCACACCGAAtacacactgaatacacaccTGACTACACACCTGACTACAAACCGGACTGCACACTGAAtacacactgaatacacaccTGACTACACACCGGACtacacactgaatacacactgaatacacacctgactacacacctgactacacactgaatacacaccTGACTACACACCGGACTACACACCTGActacacaccaaatacacaccgACCACACACCGAATAGACACCGTTCAACTCCACACCAAACATGAACccttcataaacacacactaaagaataaaacactccacTATACTTTGAGTATTTTGAGTAACAGGGATACAATAAACCTGCAGTGAGAGATGTGATGCTTCACAGACACCGGGCAGAGATTATCTTTaacaatgattattatttaaccTTTTCCCACTACAGATAAGTGAAATGTTCCtgtattgctgtattttctGTATTCTGCTTTTTTGCTCACGTAATCACCATTTTCTGTCACATCAACTGGAAATCCAGCGCAGAAGCAGGAAACACCGGACTCAGAGTCCCAGAGGAATTAGGGATGAAGAGCATGACGGTGTTGACTGTGGAAGGTGAAGAtatgaagaggtgaagaggtgaagcaCCATTAAATCTCTTCAGGGCTCCATCCAAATACACCGTTACATGTAAAAAGACGTGATCACGTGTAGCACGTGTAGAAATAAGATACACCAGGTCATCCTCTCACATACCCTGCATCAGTGGCCCAATCTACTATAAAAAAGTGGAAGTAAATAGATTTCAACATCCTGTGCTTTTAGCCGAGTTGCTAAACATATCGAAAATGTGGAAGACAtggtttattacacacacacacacacacacacacacacacacacacacacacacacacacacctcagcacTGCTTCTGCATCTCTCATTAACTACTACCAGTTTATCAGCCGTGGAACAGCTGAGGTGAGATCATGACCTTTCATCACACAGCATTTACTTTCTATCACATCCTTCATTTTTACATGTGACGAGGTCACAGACACTACTGAGGTGtttagtgtgtcagtgtgagttaCTGAGAAGGAATAAGACTCTTTCTGTTGTGTCTGTAGACGTCTCTTATGATGAGGGTGATGGTGTCGCTCCAGTTCATTCTTCTTGCTTCTCTCCTCTTTCTAGCCGCAATGACCGGTGAGTCTGTGCAtcacacatctgtgtgtgtttgtgtgtatgtgtgtgtgtgtttgtgtatgtgtgtgtgtatgtgtggttgggtgtgtgtatgtgaatgtgttagtgtatttttgtgtgtgtgtttgtgtgttttgtgtgtgtgtgtgtttttgtgtgagtttgtgtgtgtgtgtttgtgtgtgtgtgtatgtgaatgtgtgtttgtgtatttttgtgtgtgtgtgtttgtgtttgtgaatgtgtttgtgtatttttgtgtgtttgtttgtgtgtttgtgtgtgtgtgtttgtgtgtgtgtgtttgtgtgattattgattattgattattgtttAGGAGACAGACACCAGCACTTcagtataattttatttttgttttgttttaaatagaaaatgatACTAAATTGTTTTCTAACgggaattgtttatttaaaaagcatttttcgaGGCTTTTGAATTTTACTCGCTCGATTAAAGCCAAagcttttctgttgttttactTATTAAAATTCCCACTTGAATAGAGAACctaattaaaaatgtcattagtggttcagttaaaaaaattctctctctctctctctctctctctctctctctctctctctctctctctctctctctctctctctctctctctctctctctctctcctaactATGGCCCAAGCACATGGTGTTGGTTGCACTGCGTTGCCATGACACCCTCGCCTATTGCACAATCTACTTTTTGCCTAACAGGAGTGTCCCATGTTGCACAGAACACTTCCACATTTGCGTATGCTCGTTTGTGGCATTAGCtgataataagtgtgtgtgtgtgtgtgtgtgtgtgtgtgtgtgtgtgtgtgtgtgtgtgtgtgtgtgtgtgtgtgtgcgttaatGTAGTGCTGTTCTTTACATGTGTCATTCATTTTGCATTAAAACTGAATTGAGAGTTTGGGAATGTCATTTTTCTATCAGAAACTGAGGTCCCCActttatacatacagtaaatgatgGCAGATGATtgaggatttgttttgtttgcttgtttgtttgtttgtttgtttgtacacaGTCCTGGAAACCCCAAAATATTCTTCTTCCACATTTCAATGCTCTCTAACACATTATTCTGTATTTGTGTGGCATTTGTAGAATCTCAGCAAGCGGCGAATCTGTGGTATAAACCTTCCTCTATCTGTGCACTAAAAGGCTCGACAGTGACGATGGGCTTCAACTATGTATTCAATCTGGATAACCAACCACAAAGAGTTTACTGGAGCAAAGACGATGTAACGAGCTACAAGCTTCCTGATCTGGCTTTAGATCCCCAGTACAGCGGCAGGGTTCACTACGTCAAAGAAGGAACGCAAAACTGGACCCTCAGCCTGAGCAATGTGATGGAAGAAGACCAAGGGAAGTATCACGCAGTGATTGTAACGATGTCTGGGAGAAGGGTTTACGGTATCGGTGGAGTCAACCTCACTGTCTCAGGTAGCATAGAAGTGCTTCAGCTACTGGGGTGATTACACAATACAGCTAGCTTAGCTAACAGATGATAACAAGTATGCTAAACATTAGTCATGGTTGCTAGCAATGGTTATGGTTATAGCATGGTTTtacttataaaagtaatagatGCTGTATATTGTAGCTGTATGTTGCATTCTGTCAAACTGCTAACATTTTAATACACAAATTATATTTATCCcgcatatttttatattatatttgtatttatttttttaatgtactccATAACAACTGCatatttctgtttactgtcaACTGAAACAAGAggaagtatatacagtatatatatatgtgtgtatatacagtatatatatatgtgtgtatatacagtatatatatgtgtgtatatacagtatatatatatgtgtgtatatacagtatatatatatgtgtgtatatacagtatatatatatgtgtgtatatacaatatatatatatgtgtgtatatacaatatatatatgtgtgtatatacagtatatatatatgtgtgtatatacagtatatatatatgtgtgtatatacagtatatatatgtgtgtatatacagtatatatatatgtgtgtatatacagtatatatatatatgtgtgtatatacagtatatatatgtgtgtatatacagtatatatatatgtgtgtatatacagtatatatatatgtgtgtatatacagtatatatatgtgtgtatatacagtatatatatatatgtgtgtatatacagtatatatatatgtgtgtatatacagtatatatatatatgtgtgtatatacagtatatatatgtgtgtatatacagtatatatatatatgtgtgtatatacagtatatatatatatatatgtgtgtatatacagtatatatatatatgtgtgtatatacagtatatatatatgtgtgtatatacagtatatatatatatatgtgtgtatatacagtatatatatatatgtgtgtatatacagtatatatatatgtgtgtatatacagtatatatatatgtgtgtatatacaatatatatatatgtgtgtatatacagtatatatatatatgtgtgtatatacagtatatatatatatgtgtgtatatacagtatatatatatgtgtgtatatacagtatatatatatatgtgtgtatatacagtatatatatatatatgtgtgtatatacagtatatatatatatgtgtgtatatacagtatatatatatgtgtgtatatacagtatatatcagggctctcaagttttgaagacaggcaagagtgacatattttaaatattaaacaaaacatattaaattatacaatgtagtgctgGTGGCTGGTTGTTAGTAGCCTTATTTAAGAGACATTTAATAAcacagaatttatgataaattcattattttctaaaatCTCATAAAACTGGGgtcccctggcaccatctcagggcccccagtttgagaaccactggccctagactacttgttctgagcaggagttgtcagtgaacaggctgtaaaactgttggctaagttatagacactcatgaaaaactcctgctgattatctgggaaacgtctctaacagcagtcatgatgtcattgtttgtgtcaaacaagttgtgaattagttgtaacattacaacaggagatcatgacttactctgtgctcaaagtgatgctcgcagctccagcgcttttctctgtgggtgaacgaggatgatgatgaacaattccaggatctgcttttttttcattggttgttgcgttaaatcttacccagatacaatagtgctgttttctgattggctgttgtgtagcctctttttttgattggctgataagtgtcaggttcgactaagagctccaggggagacacgcttggttcctgcccggttccatagagacagcggtgcggactgatacgttttgggcgctgcggcttattaaatatatgataaatagtcagtttttctgtgtgagaaatacgatgtgtggtgggagtgtgacaaaagacccaaatgagggactgtcacactcaatgcgtgacacttgacagccctgatatatatatatacatatatatatatatatatatatatatatatatatatatatatatatatatttatgctgTGGGTTTTGGAATTAGAGGACACAGCACCATTTACAGGCAGTTTCACATCACTGAAGCATGTTTACGGTGGAAAATATAACCTGAAGCAAATGTCGTATGTTCCTCCTCTTTCCTGTCGCTCACAGATCTCTGGGTGGAGATGATTCGTGGTAGACTTGTTGAGGGAGATGAAGTTACTCTCAGATGTAAAACCTCCTGCAGTCTGACTGAGACTCCATTATTCATATGGCACAAAGATGGTAGTTATTTCTCCTCCTTTAACCCGCTCCATCTGTCATCAGTCAGTCAGCGGGATGCAGGCAGCTACAGATGTTCTGTACGGGGACAAAGTTCTCTGTCCTCTGCTCTCACTCTTTATGTACAATGTAAGTACAGACTGATTCATTCATCACTTACAGGATATAAATGATTCCCATCACTAATCTCTCTTAATAAACCAATATAAAGTTAAAAGTCTTCtatacagtaatatttatatttttattgtatatatttatatactagattttatatattttatatttatgtacacTGCAGACTGGAAATATCCTCTCAGGAAGTGTTTCGTTAAGATCAATGTTTCTAATATATCAATAACACATTAGATATGTGTTAGatagggggaagtcgtggcctaatggttagagattgactcctaaccctaaggttgtgggttcgagtctcaggccagcaataccacaactgaggtgcccttgaacaaggcaccgaacccccaactgctccccgggcgccgcagcataaaatggctgcccactgctccgggtgtgtgttcacggtgtgtgtgtgttcactgctgagtgtgtgcactttgaacgaattctgaatatgggtcaccgtacttagccatatgtctcACTTCATTTCATTAGATAATAATATAGTAACGGAACCTGAAGTTACCTGCACCTCTGGTGAGATAGTTGTCTTGTCTGATTTAGATCCTCCAAAGAGAGTCTCCGTGTCCATCAGTCCCTCTGGTGAGATAATGGAGGGCAGTTCAGTGACTCTGACCTGCAGCAGTGATGCTAACCCACCTGTACAGAGCTACACCTGGTATAAGGGAAGATCCTCTATAAGTACAGGAAACACCTTCACCATGAGCAGGATCAGATCTGAGGACAGCGGAGAGTACAAGTGCAAGGGTGTAAATCGATACGGTGAACAATATTCGGATGATGTTACTCTAAATGTTtggtgtaagtgtttgtgttcgTGTCACCTCCGTGTCAGACATTTGTACATGTATCACTTTAAACCCTAAATATCTTGTGCTTTAACATGGTTTGTCTATTTTAGATGCTCCGAAGAGAGTCTCAGTGTCCATCAGTCCCTCTGGTGAGATAATGGAGGGCAGTTCAGTGACTCTGACCTGCAGTAGTGATGCTAACCCACCTGTACAGAGCTACACCTGGTATAAGGGAAGATACTATATAAGTACAGGAAACACCTTCACCATGAGCAGGATCAGATCTCAGGACAGTGGAGAGTACAAGTGCAAGTCCAGCAATCCGTACGGAGATAAATACTCTAAGGGAGTGACTCTAAATGTATTAAGTGAGTAATTTCTGCCTCAAATCAGACTGAGGTCTTTAAGAAGATTGGAATTTGTTGAACAGCTGTCAGTGATGCTACATCTCACAGCCTTTATGTAATGGACGGTTTGGTCAATTCTCTGTCAGAACACTAGTGGGCGTACCGGCAGGGTTTGTTTATGtcctgt encodes:
- the LOC132839491 gene encoding B-cell receptor CD22-like isoform X1, giving the protein MMRVMVSLQFILLASLLFLAAMTESQQAANLWYKPSSICALKGSTVTMGFNYVFNLDNQPQRVYWSKDDVTSYKLPDLALDPQYSGRVHYVKEGTQNWTLSLSNVMEEDQGKYHAVIVTMSGRRVYGIGGVNLTVSDLWVEMIRGRLVEGDEVTLRCKTSCSLTETPLFIWHKDGSYFSSFNPLHLSSVSQRDAGSYRCSVRGQSSLSSALTLYVQYPPKRVSVSISPSGEIMEGSSVTLTCSSDANPPVQSYTWYKGRSSISTGNTFTMSRIRSEDSGEYKCKGVNRYGEQYSDDVTLNVWYAPKRVSVSISPSGEIMEGSSVTLTCSSDANPPVQSYTWYKGRYYISTGNTFTMSRIRSQDSGEYKCKSSNPYGDKYSKGVTLNVLNSARNVSVSISPSSEIVEGSSVTLTCSSNAKPPVEYAWLKETSIIGMSKTYTFTKIRSEDSGKYTCKSTNRYGEERSDELTVNVLYPPKSASVSISPTGGIMEGSSVTLTCSSDANPPVQSYTWYKGEVPLITGKTYAIRRTSSKDSGEYKCKSRNQYGEKFSKVTLNVLYPPKKVSISEIVEGSSVTLTCSSDANPPVHRYTWYKVNESSPVGSGQSNSFTLTSSSSGWFYCVAQNIYGSQRAPAVGLMLNASLSSGHSSSFKVLYVAVCVGVGVGLGVCIGAVIASFYCVRRKRQKRKVVNEEVPRADDNTYVSLDPMTRSSNDVYSTVSALQPRRPDDTYVALGPRYVSDDYDTLTTVRKHC
- the LOC132839491 gene encoding B-cell receptor CD22-like isoform X2; the protein is MMRVMVSLQFILLASLLFLAAMTGSTVTMGFNYVFNLDNQPQRVYWSKDDVTSYKLPDLALDPQYSGRVHYVKEGTQNWTLSLSNVMEEDQGKYHAVIVTMSGRRVYGIGGVNLTVSDLWVEMIRGRLVEGDEVTLRCKTSCSLTETPLFIWHKDGSYFSSFNPLHLSSVSQRDAGSYRCSVRGQSSLSSALTLYVQYPPKRVSVSISPSGEIMEGSSVTLTCSSDANPPVQSYTWYKGRSSISTGNTFTMSRIRSEDSGEYKCKGVNRYGEQYSDDVTLNVWYAPKRVSVSISPSGEIMEGSSVTLTCSSDANPPVQSYTWYKGRYYISTGNTFTMSRIRSQDSGEYKCKSSNPYGDKYSKGVTLNVLNSARNVSVSISPSSEIVEGSSVTLTCSSNAKPPVEYAWLKETSIIGMSKTYTFTKIRSEDSGKYTCKSTNRYGEERSDELTVNVLYPPKSASVSISPTGGIMEGSSVTLTCSSDANPPVQSYTWYKGEVPLITGKTYAIRRTSSKDSGEYKCKSRNQYGEKFSKVTLNVLYPPKKVSISEIVEGSSVTLTCSSDANPPVHRYTWYKVNESSPVGSGQSNSFTLTSSSSGWFYCVAQNIYGSQRAPAVGLMLNASLSSGHSSSFKVLYVAVCVGVGVGLGVCIGAVIASFYCVRRKRQKRKVVNEEVPRADDNTYVSLDPMTRSSNDVYSTVSALQPRRPDDTYVALGPRYVSDDYDTLTTVRKHC
- the LOC132839491 gene encoding B-cell receptor CD22-like isoform X3 — protein: MMRVMVSLQFILLASLLFLAAMTESQQAANLWYKPSSICALKGSTVTMGFNYVFNLDNQPQRVYWSKDDVTSYKLPDLALDPQYSGRVHYVKEGTQNWTLSLSNVMEEDQGKYHAVIVTMSGRRVYGIGGVNLTVSDLWVEMIRGRLVEGDEVTLRCKTSCSLTETPLFIWHKDGSYFSSFNPLHLSSVSQRDAGSYRCSVRGQSSLSSALTLYVQYPPKRVSVSISPSGEIMEGSSVTLTCSSDANPPVQSYTWYKGRSSISTGNTFTMSRIRSEDSGEYKCKGVNRYGEQYSDDVTLNVWYAPKRVSVSISPSGEIMEGSSVTLTCSSDANPPVQSYTWYKGRYYISTGNTFTMSRIRSQDSGEYKCKSSNPYGDKYSKGVTLNVLNSARNVSVSISPSSEIVEGSSVTLTCSSNAKPPVEYAWLKETSIIGMSKTYTFTKIRSEDSGKYTCKSTNRYGEERSDELTVNVLYPPKSASVSISPTGGIMEGSSVTLTCSSDANPPVQSYTWYKGEVPLITGKTYAIRRTSSKDSGEYKCKSRNQYGEKFSKVTLNVLYPPKKVSISEIVEGSSVTLTCSSDANPPVHRYTWYKVNESSPVGSGQSNSFTLTSSSSGWFYCVAQNIYGSQRAPAVGLMLNASLSSGHSSSFKVLYVAVCVGVGVGLGVCIGAVIASFYCVSSEIIESILEKSQ